From a single Micromonospora carbonacea genomic region:
- the aspS gene encoding aspartate--tRNA ligase → MIRTHDAGSLRATDAGTTVTLAGWVARRRDHGGVIFVDLRDASGVVQVVFREEDAHALRNEFCVKVTGEVTRRPEGNENPELPTGEIEVTASALEVLSEAAPLPLPVDDQVEAGDDIRLKYRYLDLRRGGPARAMRLRSRANQLARGVLHERDFLEIETPTLTRSTPEGARDFLVPVRLQPGSWYALPQSPQLFKQLLMVGGMERYYQIARCYRDEDFRADRQPEFTQLDIEMSFVTEDDVIDLGEAIVSALWSDLAGYEIPRPIPRITWHDAMARYGSDKPDLRYGVELTELTDYLRGTAFRVFAGAIDAGGYVGAVVMPGGAGQTRKELDGWQDWAKARGAKGLAYVVLDAETGAPRGPVAKNLSEEHLAGLADAVGAKPGDAVFFAAGADAREAQELLGAARIEIAKRAKLIDESAWAFCWVVDAPMFERTDEGGWTAVHHPFTSPNAEWVDRFEEAPDRALAYAYDIVCNGNEIGGGSIRIHRGDVQQRVFDLLGITPAEAQDKFGFLLEAFKYGAPPHGGIAFGWDRVCMLLAGADSIREVIAFPKTRGGFDPLTGAPTPITVQQRAEAGVDAKPKAPTGAHAGTAGPAAPVADPV, encoded by the coding sequence CGCCGGCACCACGGTGACGCTCGCCGGGTGGGTCGCCCGCCGGCGCGACCACGGCGGTGTCATCTTCGTCGATTTGCGCGACGCCTCGGGCGTCGTGCAGGTGGTCTTCCGCGAGGAGGACGCCCACGCGCTGCGCAACGAGTTCTGCGTGAAGGTGACCGGCGAGGTGACCCGCCGTCCCGAGGGCAACGAGAACCCGGAGCTGCCGACCGGCGAGATCGAGGTGACCGCGAGCGCGCTGGAGGTGCTCTCGGAGGCCGCGCCGCTGCCGCTGCCCGTCGACGACCAGGTCGAGGCCGGCGACGACATCCGGCTCAAGTACCGCTACCTGGACCTGCGCCGGGGCGGCCCGGCGAGGGCGATGCGGCTGCGGTCGCGGGCCAACCAGCTCGCCCGGGGCGTGCTGCACGAGCGCGACTTCCTGGAGATCGAGACGCCGACGCTGACCCGGTCCACCCCGGAGGGCGCGCGCGACTTCCTGGTCCCGGTCCGGCTCCAGCCGGGCAGCTGGTACGCGCTGCCCCAGTCCCCGCAGCTGTTCAAGCAGCTGCTGATGGTCGGCGGCATGGAGCGCTACTACCAGATCGCCCGCTGCTACCGCGACGAGGACTTCCGGGCCGACCGGCAGCCGGAGTTCACCCAGCTCGACATCGAGATGTCGTTCGTCACCGAGGACGACGTGATCGACCTCGGCGAGGCGATCGTGTCCGCGCTCTGGTCCGACCTGGCCGGCTACGAGATCCCCCGGCCCATCCCGCGCATCACCTGGCACGACGCGATGGCCCGCTACGGCTCCGACAAGCCGGACCTGCGCTACGGCGTCGAGCTGACCGAGCTGACCGACTACCTGCGCGGCACGGCGTTCCGGGTGTTCGCCGGGGCGATCGACGCGGGCGGCTACGTGGGCGCGGTCGTCATGCCGGGCGGCGCGGGCCAGACCCGCAAGGAGCTGGACGGCTGGCAGGACTGGGCCAAGGCGCGCGGCGCGAAGGGCCTGGCGTACGTGGTGCTCGACGCCGAGACCGGCGCGCCGCGGGGCCCGGTGGCGAAGAACCTCTCCGAGGAGCACCTGGCGGGGCTGGCCGACGCGGTCGGCGCGAAGCCGGGCGACGCGGTGTTCTTCGCGGCCGGCGCCGACGCCCGGGAGGCGCAGGAGCTGCTCGGCGCGGCCCGCATCGAGATCGCCAAGCGGGCGAAGCTGATCGACGAGTCGGCGTGGGCGTTCTGCTGGGTGGTCGACGCCCCGATGTTCGAGCGCACCGACGAGGGCGGCTGGACGGCCGTGCACCACCCGTTCACCTCGCCGAACGCCGAGTGGGTGGACCGGTTCGAGGAGGCCCCGGACCGGGCGCTGGCGTACGCGTACGACATCGTCTGCAACGGCAACGAGATCGGCGGCGGGTCGATCCGTATCCACCGGGGCGACGTGCAGCAGCGGGTGTTCGACCTGCTCGGCATCACCCCCGCCGAGGCGCAGGACAAGTTCGGCTTCCTGCTGGAGGCGTTCAAGTACGGCGCCCCGCCGCACGGCGGCATCGCGTTCGGCTGGGACCGGGTCTGCATGCTGCTGGCGGGCGCGGACTCGATCCGCGAGGTGATCGCGTTCCCGAAGACCCGGGGCGGCTTCGACCCGCTGACGGGCGCGCCGACGCCGATCACCGTGCAGCAGCGCGCCGAGGCGGGCGTCGACGCCAAGCCGAAGGCCCCGACGGGCGCGCACGCCGGCACCGCCGGCCCGGCCGCCCCGGTGGCCGACCCGGTCTGA
- a CDS encoding sugar nucleotide-binding protein, with protein MTLLVVGASGHLGGEVCRRAVAAGQRVVGTYHANPGAPAGVEARRLDVTDRAAVRALVAAVRPAAVVSTPYRYADWTVTADGAANVAYAAAEAGARLVHLSSDALHAGRPEPYADDDVPTPVFAYGAAKAAAETAVRVVDPGAALVRTSLIMGDERSRQVRLCLDALAGRGVLFIDEVRCPVDVGDLAAAVLELAASDHAGLLNVAGPDAVSRAELGLLVARRFGLDPGGLRTATSAASGLVRPVEVRLDSSRAAGLLRTRLRGVAELLAP; from the coding sequence GTGACGCTGCTCGTGGTGGGTGCCAGCGGGCACCTCGGGGGCGAGGTGTGCCGCCGGGCGGTCGCGGCGGGGCAGCGCGTGGTCGGCACGTACCACGCCAACCCCGGCGCGCCGGCCGGCGTCGAGGCGCGTCGGCTCGACGTGACCGACCGGGCCGCCGTGCGCGCGCTGGTCGCGGCGGTGCGGCCGGCCGCCGTGGTGAGCACCCCCTACCGGTACGCCGACTGGACGGTCACCGCCGACGGCGCGGCGAACGTGGCGTACGCCGCCGCGGAGGCGGGCGCGCGGCTGGTGCACCTGTCCAGCGACGCGCTGCACGCCGGCCGGCCCGAGCCGTACGCCGACGACGACGTGCCGACGCCGGTGTTCGCGTACGGGGCGGCGAAGGCGGCGGCGGAGACCGCCGTGCGGGTGGTCGACCCGGGCGCGGCGCTGGTGCGTACCTCGTTGATCATGGGCGACGAGCGGAGCAGGCAGGTCCGGCTCTGCCTGGACGCCCTCGCTGGCCGGGGGGTCCTGTTCATCGACGAGGTCCGCTGCCCGGTCGACGTGGGCGACCTGGCCGCCGCCGTGCTGGAGCTGGCCGCGTCCGACCATGCCGGCCTGCTCAACGTGGCGGGGCCGGACGCGGTCAGCCGCGCCGAGCTGGGGCTGCTGGTGGCCCGGCGGTTCGGGCTCGACCCGGGCGGCCTGCGGACCGCCACGAGCGCCGCGTCGGGCCTGGTCCGCCCCGTCGAGGTACGCCTCGACAGCTCCCGCGCCGCCGGCCTGCTGCGGACCCGCCTGCGCGGGGTCGCCGAGCTGCTCGCCCCCTGA
- a CDS encoding winged helix-turn-helix domain-containing protein translates to MGNDESTGRQAPRQVRLDPRQVRVLAHPLRLRLLGALRVDGPATATGLAEGLGTNTGATSYHLRQLAEAGLVVEAHDLAGGRQRWWRAAHDISSWEPSDFDDDPDARAAAEWIQAEQVRLVVEHSDRWFAVQQDFPPAWRDAAGMSDALLHLGPERLQAMEAELWEVLMRYRDQSRPDEADARPVQVFLAAYPMIEPTR, encoded by the coding sequence ATGGGCAACGACGAGAGCACGGGCCGGCAGGCCCCCCGCCAGGTCCGGCTGGACCCGAGACAGGTGCGGGTGCTGGCGCACCCGCTGCGGCTGCGGCTGCTCGGCGCGCTGCGGGTCGACGGTCCCGCCACCGCCACCGGGCTCGCCGAAGGGCTCGGCACCAACACCGGCGCCACCAGCTACCACCTGCGTCAGCTCGCCGAGGCGGGGCTCGTCGTCGAGGCCCACGACCTCGCCGGCGGGCGGCAGCGCTGGTGGCGGGCGGCGCACGACATCAGCAGCTGGGAGCCGTCCGACTTCGACGACGACCCGGACGCCCGGGCCGCCGCCGAGTGGATCCAGGCCGAGCAGGTGCGCCTGGTCGTCGAGCACTCCGACCGGTGGTTCGCCGTCCAACAGGACTTCCCACCCGCCTGGCGCGACGCCGCCGGAATGAGCGACGCCCTGCTGCACCTCGGGCCCGAGCGGCTCCAGGCGATGGAGGCGGAGCTGTGGGAGGTCCTCATGCGCTACCGCGACCAGTCGCGCCCCGACGAGGCCGACGCCCGGCCGGTGCAGGTCTTCCTGGCCGCGTACCCGATGATCGAGCCGACCCGGTGA
- a CDS encoding MFS transporter has translation MSALSVRQVRSRYLVLHGLRWLPTGLLIPVMILLMQERGLSLSQIGIAFTAQGLVVLALELPTGGMADALGRRPVLVAATALNLASLALFAVADSLALFVLVFALQGIYRALDSGPLESWYVDATLAADPAAEYERGLGLGGTVAGVAIAGGALLSGGLITLGPLGPVSALTVPVLAAVVAQAVALAALLALLVEVRPGRGAGALRASVAEAPRMVRQAFGLLRRSRVLLALVAVELFWGFGMVTFESLLPVRLAEVVGDPERAAALLGPASSAAWLASAAGAALTPLLLRWPGAAPGAALLRVGQGATVVAMGLFAGPVGVLVAYLACYTVHGASNPLHLGLLHRQVDGPYRTSVLSLNSMMAQPAGALGAVALTALAERASVSTAMLVGAVVLAAAAPLYLPAWRAARTPAARTTVDDGPVLAPQASGR, from the coding sequence GTGAGCGCCCTGTCCGTCCGCCAGGTGCGGTCGCGCTATCTGGTCCTGCACGGGCTGCGCTGGCTGCCCACCGGCCTGCTGATCCCGGTCATGATCCTGCTGATGCAGGAGCGCGGCCTGTCGCTGTCGCAGATCGGCATCGCGTTCACCGCCCAGGGCCTCGTGGTGCTGGCGCTGGAGCTGCCGACCGGCGGCATGGCCGACGCCCTGGGCCGCAGGCCCGTGCTGGTCGCCGCCACGGCGCTCAACCTGGCGTCGCTGGCGCTGTTCGCGGTGGCCGACTCCCTCGCCCTGTTCGTCCTGGTCTTCGCCCTACAGGGCATCTACCGGGCGCTGGACAGCGGCCCCCTGGAGTCCTGGTACGTCGATGCCACCCTCGCCGCCGACCCCGCCGCCGAATACGAGCGTGGCCTCGGCCTCGGCGGCACCGTCGCGGGCGTGGCCATCGCCGGCGGCGCGCTGCTCAGCGGCGGCCTGATCACGCTCGGCCCGCTCGGCCCGGTGAGCGCGCTGACCGTGCCGGTGCTGGCCGCCGTGGTGGCGCAGGCGGTGGCGCTGGCCGCCCTGCTGGCGCTGCTGGTCGAGGTCCGGCCGGGGCGGGGGGCCGGTGCGCTGCGCGCGTCGGTGGCCGAGGCGCCCCGGATGGTCCGGCAGGCGTTCGGCCTGCTGCGCCGCTCCCGCGTGCTGCTCGCCCTCGTGGCGGTCGAGCTGTTCTGGGGCTTCGGCATGGTCACCTTCGAGTCGCTGCTGCCGGTCCGGCTCGCCGAGGTCGTCGGCGACCCCGAGCGGGCCGCCGCGCTGCTCGGCCCCGCCAGCTCCGCCGCGTGGCTCGCCTCGGCCGCCGGGGCCGCGCTCACCCCGTTGCTGCTGCGCTGGCCCGGGGCCGCGCCCGGCGCCGCGCTGCTGCGCGTCGGGCAGGGCGCGACCGTGGTGGCGATGGGGCTGTTCGCCGGCCCGGTCGGGGTGCTCGTGGCGTACCTGGCCTGCTACACGGTGCACGGCGCGTCCAACCCGCTGCACCTGGGCCTGCTGCACCGCCAGGTCGACGGCCCGTACCGCACCAGCGTGCTCTCGCTCAACTCGATGATGGCCCAGCCGGCCGGTGCGCTCGGCGCGGTCGCGCTGACCGCCCTGGCCGAGCGCGCCAGCGTCAGCACGGCGATGCTGGTCGGCGCGGTGGTGCTCGCCGCCGCCGCCCCGTTGTACCTGCCCGCCTGGCGCGCCGCCCGCACCCCCGCCGCCCGCACCACCGTCGACGACGGGCCCGTCCTTGCACCGCAGGCGAGCGGGCGGTGA
- a CDS encoding replication-associated recombination protein A yields the protein MESDALFSLGAPAGAHGAPTGSVGVDGFTPVAADSPLPVRMRPASIDELVGQGHLLAPGAPLRQLVGGATPMSVILWGPPGCGKTTIAHLVATATDRRFVAMSALTAGVKDVRAVIDTARRQRRSGGPPTVLFIDEVHRFSKTQQDSLLAAVEDRTVTLLAATTENPYFSVISPLLSRCVLLTLQPLDDAAVRGLLRRAVSDARGLAGAFTLRADAEDHLVRLAGGDVRKALTALEAAAASAAALGVDRIDLSTAEQAVDVAAVRYDRAGDAHYDVTSAFIKSMRGSDVDAALHWLARMLVAGEDARFIARRLVIFASEDVGMADPGALGVATAAAQAVEFVGLPEAQLNLAQAVIHLATAPKSNSATAAIGAATADVRAGRGGPVPRGLRDAHYSGARGLGHGTGYRYPHDDPRGVVTQQYAPDDLVGADYYRPSGHGAERAVAARLPLLRRIVRGLPAPARPAEPAPPGNGRHPSGNGHASAADEDGTGAVGEGQQ from the coding sequence ATGGAGTCCGACGCTCTCTTCTCCCTCGGCGCACCCGCCGGGGCGCACGGCGCCCCCACGGGTTCCGTCGGCGTCGACGGCTTCACCCCCGTGGCCGCCGACTCGCCGCTCCCCGTCCGGATGCGCCCGGCCAGCATCGACGAGCTGGTGGGGCAGGGGCACCTGCTCGCGCCCGGCGCGCCGCTGCGCCAACTCGTCGGCGGCGCCACCCCGATGTCGGTGATCCTCTGGGGGCCGCCCGGCTGCGGGAAGACCACCATCGCGCACCTCGTGGCGACCGCCACCGATCGCCGCTTCGTGGCCATGTCGGCGCTCACCGCCGGGGTCAAGGACGTCCGCGCGGTGATCGACACCGCCCGCCGGCAGCGCCGCTCCGGCGGACCGCCGACGGTCCTGTTCATCGACGAGGTGCACCGGTTCAGCAAGACCCAGCAGGATTCGCTGCTCGCCGCGGTGGAGGACCGGACGGTCACCCTGCTCGCGGCGACCACGGAGAACCCGTACTTCTCGGTCATCTCGCCGTTGTTGTCGCGGTGCGTGCTGCTCACCCTCCAGCCCCTGGACGACGCGGCCGTGCGTGGCCTGCTGCGCCGCGCGGTCAGCGACGCGCGCGGCCTCGCCGGCGCGTTCACCCTCCGGGCCGACGCCGAGGACCACCTCGTCCGCCTCGCCGGCGGCGACGTGCGCAAGGCCCTGACCGCGCTGGAGGCCGCGGCGGCCTCGGCGGCGGCGCTGGGCGTCGACCGGATCGACCTGTCCACCGCCGAGCAGGCGGTGGACGTCGCGGCGGTGCGCTACGACCGGGCCGGTGACGCGCACTACGACGTGACCAGCGCCTTCATCAAGAGCATGCGGGGCTCCGACGTCGACGCGGCGCTGCACTGGCTGGCCCGGATGCTGGTGGCCGGCGAGGACGCCCGGTTCATCGCGCGCCGGCTGGTCATCTTCGCCAGCGAGGACGTCGGGATGGCCGACCCGGGCGCGCTGGGCGTGGCCACCGCCGCCGCGCAGGCCGTGGAGTTCGTCGGCCTGCCGGAGGCGCAGCTCAACCTCGCCCAGGCCGTGATCCACCTGGCCACCGCGCCGAAGTCCAACTCGGCGACCGCCGCGATCGGGGCCGCCACGGCCGACGTCCGCGCCGGCCGGGGCGGGCCGGTGCCGCGCGGCCTGCGCGACGCCCACTACTCCGGCGCGCGGGGGCTCGGCCACGGCACGGGCTACCGCTACCCGCACGACGACCCCCGTGGAGTGGTCACCCAGCAGTACGCTCCCGACGATCTTGTCGGGGCCGACTACTACCGTCCCAGCGGGCACGGTGCGGAGCGGGCGGTGGCCGCCCGGCTGCCCCTGCTGCGCCGGATCGTCCGGGGGCTGCCAGCCCCGGCGCGTCCGGCGGAGCCGGCCCCGCCGGGGAACGGCCGCCACCCGTCGGGCAACGGGCACGCCAGCGCGGCGGACGAGGACGGCACGGGCGCCGTCGGGGAGGGTCAGCAGTGA
- a CDS encoding DUF948 domain-containing protein has product MSFGEVAALIAAIAFAMLVLILTLPILRLRHTVDAATRMINDLNDRTAPLLGDVNTTVKNVNTALEQVQVSLDGVNLQLAKVDTMTTHAQNVTANVANLATVVSAAAANPLVKVAAFGYGVRRAAAARRHAETEREVRDTIKQQRRAAKRGNA; this is encoded by the coding sequence GTGAGTTTTGGAGAGGTCGCGGCGCTGATCGCGGCGATCGCGTTCGCGATGCTCGTGTTGATCCTGACGCTGCCCATCCTGCGGCTGCGGCACACCGTGGACGCGGCCACCCGCATGATCAACGACCTCAACGACCGCACCGCGCCCCTGCTCGGTGACGTCAACACCACCGTGAAGAACGTGAACACCGCCCTGGAGCAGGTGCAGGTCTCGCTGGACGGGGTCAACCTCCAGCTGGCCAAGGTGGACACCATGACCACCCACGCCCAGAACGTCACCGCCAACGTGGCGAACCTGGCCACCGTGGTCTCCGCCGCCGCCGCGAACCCGCTGGTGAAGGTGGCCGCCTTCGGCTACGGCGTGCGCCGGGCCGCCGCCGCCCGCCGGCACGCCGAGACCGAGCGCGAGGTGCGCGACACCATCAAGCAGCAGCGCCGCGCCGCCAAGCGCGGCAACGCCTGA
- the alaS gene encoding alanine--tRNA ligase, with the protein MKTAEIKRRYLAHFEANGHAVVPSAPLPAISDPNLLFVNAGMVQFVPYFLGQHTPPYSRAVSVQKCIRTPDIDEVGKTSRHGTFFQMNGNFSFGDYFKAGAIPLAWDLVTKSVAEGGFGLDPERIWATVYLDDDEAAEIWRSVGMPAERIVRRGKKDNFWSMGIPGPAGPCSELYYDRGPAYGREGGPEVDEDRYLEFWNLVFMQFQIDDVQSKEVFQIVGELPKKNIDTGMGLERMASLLQGVDNLYEIDEVRPILARAAELTGKRYGAHSGHVASESHPDDVRLRVIADHVRTALMLIGDGVTPSNEGRGYVLRRIMRRAIRAVRLLGWQDRALPELLPVARDCMAPSYPELAAEFDRISQYAYAEEDAFLATLRAGTTILDTAIAETKSAGKPALSGDKAFQLHDTYGFPIDLTLEIAAEQGLAVDADGFRRLMADQRARAKADARARKTGHTDLSAYRSVLDAGGPVEFTGYTELTRESRVRAVLSGGDQVGAAAEGDTVELVLDTTPFYAEGGGQQPDQGLITVGGGQVEVFDVQQPVPGLIVHRARVVRGEVRAGETGYAEIDATRRRAISRSHTATHLVHQTMRNFLGESATQAGSLNAPGRLRFDFNTPTGVSPSVLHDVEQQVNEVLLADLEVHAFVTSQEEARRIGAMALFGEKYGERVRVVEVGDYARELCGGTHVARSAQLGLVKILSEASVGSGVRRIEALVGMDAFGFLAREHLLVSRLAELFRVPGDQVADRVEQTVTQLRDAEKELEKLRAQLVLGGAAALAGQAKDVRGVAYVGTEAPEGAAGNDVRTLAQEIRGKIDPARPAVVAVAARSNGKASLVVAVNAAARSRGLAAKDLVKAAFSGRGGGSDDLAQGGGLPAAEAPKLLATVEQAIADA; encoded by the coding sequence ATGAAGACGGCGGAGATCAAGCGGCGGTATCTCGCCCACTTCGAGGCGAACGGTCATGCCGTGGTGCCGTCCGCTCCGCTGCCCGCCATCAGCGACCCGAACCTGCTGTTCGTCAACGCCGGCATGGTGCAGTTCGTCCCCTACTTCCTGGGGCAGCACACCCCGCCCTACTCCCGGGCGGTCAGCGTGCAGAAGTGCATCCGCACCCCGGACATCGACGAGGTCGGCAAGACCAGCCGGCACGGCACGTTCTTCCAGATGAACGGCAACTTCTCCTTCGGTGACTACTTCAAGGCCGGGGCGATCCCGCTCGCCTGGGACCTGGTCACCAAGTCGGTCGCCGAGGGCGGTTTCGGGCTGGACCCGGAGCGGATCTGGGCGACGGTCTACCTCGACGACGACGAGGCGGCGGAGATCTGGCGTTCCGTCGGCATGCCGGCCGAGCGGATCGTCCGGCGGGGCAAGAAGGACAACTTCTGGTCGATGGGCATCCCCGGCCCGGCCGGCCCCTGCTCCGAGCTGTACTACGACCGGGGCCCCGCCTACGGGCGCGAGGGCGGCCCGGAGGTCGACGAGGACCGCTACCTGGAGTTCTGGAACCTCGTCTTCATGCAGTTCCAGATCGACGACGTGCAGAGCAAGGAAGTCTTCCAGATCGTCGGCGAGCTGCCGAAGAAGAACATCGACACCGGCATGGGCCTGGAGCGGATGGCGTCGCTGCTCCAGGGCGTCGACAACCTCTACGAGATCGACGAGGTCCGGCCGATCCTGGCCCGCGCCGCCGAGCTGACCGGCAAGCGGTACGGCGCGCACTCCGGCCACGTGGCCAGCGAGTCGCACCCCGACGACGTGCGGCTGCGGGTGATCGCCGACCACGTGCGCACCGCGCTGATGCTGATCGGCGACGGGGTCACCCCGAGCAACGAGGGGCGCGGCTACGTGCTGCGCCGCATCATGCGTCGCGCCATCCGGGCGGTGCGGCTGCTCGGCTGGCAGGACCGGGCGCTGCCCGAGCTGCTGCCGGTGGCGCGGGACTGCATGGCCCCGTCGTACCCGGAGCTGGCGGCCGAGTTCGACCGGATCTCGCAGTACGCGTACGCCGAGGAGGACGCCTTCCTGGCGACGCTGCGCGCCGGGACGACGATCCTGGACACGGCGATCGCCGAGACCAAGTCGGCGGGGAAGCCGGCGCTCTCGGGCGACAAGGCGTTCCAGCTGCACGACACCTACGGCTTCCCGATCGACCTGACCCTGGAGATCGCGGCCGAGCAGGGCCTGGCGGTCGACGCCGACGGGTTCCGCCGGCTGATGGCCGACCAGCGGGCGCGGGCGAAGGCCGACGCACGGGCGCGCAAGACCGGGCACACCGACCTGTCGGCGTACCGGTCGGTGCTGGACGCGGGCGGGCCGGTGGAGTTCACCGGCTACACGGAGCTGACCCGGGAGTCGCGGGTCCGTGCCGTGCTCTCCGGCGGCGACCAGGTCGGCGCGGCCGCCGAGGGCGACACGGTCGAGCTGGTGCTCGACACCACCCCGTTCTACGCCGAGGGCGGCGGCCAGCAGCCCGACCAGGGCCTGATCACCGTCGGCGGCGGCCAGGTCGAGGTCTTCGACGTGCAGCAGCCGGTGCCGGGCCTGATCGTGCACCGCGCCCGCGTCGTCCGGGGCGAGGTGCGCGCCGGCGAGACCGGGTACGCCGAGATCGACGCCACCCGGCGGCGGGCCATCTCCCGCTCGCACACGGCCACCCACCTGGTGCACCAGACGATGCGCAACTTCCTCGGCGAGTCGGCGACCCAGGCGGGTTCGCTGAACGCGCCGGGCCGGCTGCGGTTCGACTTCAACACCCCGACCGGGGTGTCGCCGAGCGTCCTGCACGACGTGGAGCAGCAGGTCAACGAGGTGCTCCTGGCCGACCTGGAGGTGCACGCCTTCGTCACCAGCCAGGAGGAGGCCCGCCGCATCGGCGCGATGGCGCTGTTCGGCGAGAAGTACGGCGAGCGGGTGCGGGTCGTCGAGGTCGGCGACTACGCCCGGGAGCTGTGCGGTGGCACCCACGTGGCCCGCTCGGCCCAGCTCGGCCTCGTCAAGATCCTCTCGGAGGCGTCGGTCGGTTCGGGCGTACGCCGCATCGAGGCCCTCGTCGGCATGGACGCGTTCGGCTTCCTGGCCCGCGAGCACCTGCTGGTCTCCCGGCTCGCCGAGCTGTTCCGGGTGCCCGGCGACCAGGTCGCCGACCGGGTGGAGCAGACCGTCACCCAGCTCCGCGACGCCGAGAAGGAGCTGGAGAAGCTGCGCGCCCAGCTCGTGCTCGGCGGCGCGGCGGCCCTCGCCGGGCAGGCGAAGGACGTGCGCGGGGTGGCGTACGTCGGCACCGAGGCGCCCGAGGGCGCGGCCGGCAACGACGTGCGGACCCTGGCCCAGGAGATCCGCGGCAAGATCGACCCGGCCCGGCCCGCCGTGGTGGCCGTGGCGGCCCGGTCGAATGGCAAGGCGTCCCTGGTGGTGGCCGTGAACGCGGCGGCCCGCAGCCGGGGCCTGGCGGCGAAGGACCTGGTCAAGGCGGCCTTCTCCGGCCGGGGCGGCGGCAGCGACGACCTGGCCCAGGGCGGCGGCCTGCCGGCGGCCGAGGCGCCGAAGCTGCTGGCCACGGTCGAGCAGGCGATCGCCGACGCGTGA
- the ruvX gene encoding Holliday junction resolvase RuvX, which yields MAEAVRGVRLGVDVGQVRVGVARSDPHGVLATPLVTLARDLTAAEDAVPGDMAEIVALIAEHECVEVVVGLPVNLSGQHGPAARNVKAYADRLADVIAPVPVTLTDERMSTVVASRRLAERGVRGKRQRAVVDQAAAVEILQSWLDAQRRRTR from the coding sequence ATGGCCGAAGCGGTGCGCGGGGTCCGGCTGGGCGTCGACGTGGGGCAGGTGCGGGTCGGGGTCGCCCGTTCCGACCCGCACGGGGTGCTGGCCACCCCGCTGGTGACACTCGCCCGGGACCTGACAGCGGCCGAGGACGCGGTGCCCGGCGACATGGCCGAAATCGTCGCCCTGATCGCCGAGCACGAGTGCGTCGAGGTGGTCGTCGGCCTACCGGTCAACCTCTCCGGCCAGCACGGCCCGGCCGCCCGGAATGTGAAGGCGTATGCTGACCGGTTGGCTGACGTAATAGCGCCCGTTCCGGTAACGCTCACCGACGAGAGGATGTCGACGGTCGTGGCTTCTCGTAGGCTTGCCGAGCGTGGCGTCCGGGGAAAGCGCCAACGCGCGGTGGTCGACCAGGCCGCCGCGGTCGAGATCCTGCAGAGCTGGCTGGACGCGCAGCGGAGGCGGACGCGATGA
- the mltG gene encoding endolytic transglycosylase MltG, translating into MIDDLDLGFDESERSGDKGKHRRSYVRKRKGEPSGGRGKTALALLMAFVLLGVIGGGAFYGFDRVQSYFVTPDYDGSGTGEVTVEIKQGALIADMAVALYDAGVVKSAKAFIEAAEANSRSKNIQPGTYKVRKQMSGEQALVMLLDLKNKITNQVTIPEGRTAKGVYKLLSEKTKIPVKEFEAAAKDPEGLGVPDWWFKRTDGKPAKKSVEGFLYPDTYEIPPKATAEILLTTMVQNFLTVTGEMKFADRVQEERGGISPYEALIVASLAQAEAGNKDDLGKVARVAYNRVYGEFPCNCLEMDVTVNYYFESIGQEGKKSKDMTAAELDNPKNPYNRKLKGMIPTPINNPGKQALEGAMDPPTGKWLYFVAIDKEGHSAFAETYEQHQRNENKAREAGII; encoded by the coding sequence ATGATCGACGATCTGGACCTCGGTTTCGACGAGTCGGAACGGAGTGGCGACAAGGGCAAGCACCGGCGCAGCTACGTGCGCAAGCGCAAGGGCGAGCCCTCCGGTGGCCGGGGCAAGACCGCCCTCGCCCTGCTGATGGCCTTCGTGCTGCTCGGCGTCATCGGCGGCGGGGCCTTCTACGGCTTCGACCGGGTGCAGAGCTACTTCGTCACCCCCGACTACGACGGGTCCGGCACGGGCGAGGTGACCGTCGAGATCAAGCAGGGCGCGCTGATCGCCGACATGGCCGTCGCGCTCTACGACGCCGGGGTGGTCAAGAGCGCCAAGGCGTTCATCGAGGCCGCCGAGGCCAACTCGCGCAGCAAGAACATCCAGCCCGGCACCTACAAGGTGCGCAAGCAGATGAGCGGCGAGCAGGCCCTGGTCATGCTGCTGGACCTGAAGAACAAGATCACCAACCAGGTCACCATCCCCGAGGGGCGCACCGCCAAGGGCGTCTACAAGCTGCTGTCGGAGAAGACCAAGATCCCGGTCAAGGAGTTCGAGGCCGCCGCGAAGGACCCGGAGGGGCTCGGCGTGCCGGACTGGTGGTTCAAGCGCACCGACGGCAAGCCGGCGAAGAAGTCGGTCGAGGGCTTCCTCTACCCGGACACCTACGAGATCCCGCCGAAGGCCACCGCCGAGATCCTGCTGACGACGATGGTGCAGAACTTCCTCACCGTCACCGGCGAGATGAAGTTCGCCGACCGGGTGCAGGAGGAGCGGGGCGGCATCAGCCCGTACGAGGCGCTGATCGTCGCGTCCCTCGCCCAGGCCGAGGCCGGCAACAAGGACGACCTCGGCAAGGTCGCCCGGGTGGCCTACAACCGGGTGTACGGCGAGTTCCCGTGCAACTGCCTGGAGATGGACGTCACGGTCAACTACTACTTCGAGTCGATCGGCCAGGAGGGCAAGAAGTCGAAGGACATGACCGCGGCCGAGCTGGACAACCCGAAGAACCCCTACAACCGCAAGCTGAAGGGGATGATCCCCACCCCGATCAACAACCCGGGGAAGCAGGCGCTGGAGGGGGCGATGGACCCGCCCACCGGCAAGTGGCTCTACTTCGTGGCGATCGACAAGGAGGGGCACTCCGCCTTCGCCGAGACCTACGAGCAGCACCAGCGCAACGAGAACAAGGCCAGGGAGGCCGGGATCATCTGA